The Podospora pseudopauciseta strain CBS 411.78 chromosome 2 map unlocalized CBS411.78m_2, whole genome shotgun sequence genome has a window encoding:
- a CDS encoding uncharacterized protein (COG:S; EggNog:ENOG503NXUI): protein MVDIDPAALSRPSISVSTPILANKSINVSAPSLHKTPKTSQLIPARIDLEPIYTQLKSTIGPEQWVIYKETITNFLIGRLNQAEFSERIDPILASPDGQREHLHNQLIAAIYGNVTREMPDQGLAPWVSANDKPSTTTGNKPVSGDAAERRLKGEVMQLPARDRRRIKDIVQNDFDPFNSLADVFTDQSRIKPAKTTEVPASAAGGLSRMNFDLEIRKRFAQPLAVESGEFPDVSSIEARMLPFCYESGLISGHAPEAAQFMSIATDTFIKEVLTQVFSRTRSNGPGDSGNAGFGPGGAWVQTHKYKKQLAKEEEAFQRGELTRDKSGLLPIEAKAASERGPLGMTDLRLALNVGDCGMANFPTIVKTIVNDYREGELEDWESYTYIKKEGGRILGETDDEDVEMGGTTTMVNGMPSLIPLPTAAGGSKALATATTDPPPLTNGIGGHGHGPDVMDIDNDLWWEGADPADGDFLNSVLDSTLAVG from the exons ATGGTCGACATCGACCCCGCCGCCCTGAGCCGGCCTTCCATCAGCGTCTCTACCCCCATTCTCGCCAACAAATCCATCAATGTCTCGGCCCCGTCGCTGCACAAGACTCCCAAAACGAGCCAGCTTATACCCGCCCGCATAGACCTCGAGCCGATATACACGCAGTTAAAGTCCACCATTGGCCCCGAACAATGGGTTATTTACAAAGAAACAATCACAAACTTCCTGATCG GCCGCCTCAATCAAGCCGAGTTCAGCGAGCGCATAGACCCAATATTAGCTTCCCCTGACGGCCAAAGAGAACATTTACATAACCAGCTCATTGCTGCCATCTATGGAAATGTCACGAGGGAGATGCCGGACCAGGGCCTTGCGCCCTGGGTCAGTGCCAATGACAAGCCGTCCACCACGACAGGCAACAAGCCCGTGTCTGGTGATGCTGCCGAAAGGAGGTTAAAGGGGGAGGTCATGCAGTTGCCGGCACGAGACAGGCGGAGGATCAAGGACATTGTACAAAACGAT TTCGACCCATTCAACTCCTTGGCAGATGTATTTACAGACCAGAGCCGCATCAAACCTGCCAAGACCACCGAGGTACCAGCAAGCGCAGCAGGGGGTCTCAGTCGCATGA ACTTTGACCTCGAGATCCGAAAACGCTTTGCCCAACCTCTTGCCGTCGAGTCAGGCGAATTCCCTGACGTATCTAGTATCGAAGCCCGCATGTTGCCCTTTTGCTATGAATCTGGTCTCATCTCCGGCCACGCGCCAGAAGCTGCCCAGTTCATGTCTATCGCCACCGACACGTTTATAAAAGAAGTTCTTACGCAGGTATTTAGTCGTACTCGCAGCAACGGACCCGGCGACTCTGGAAATGCTGGCTTTGGGCCAGGGGGTGCATGGGTTCAGACGCACAAATACAAGAAGCAACTGGcaaaggaagaagaagccttCCAAAGGGGAGAGCTGACCAGGGATAAGAGCGGGCTGTTGCCGATCGAAGCCAAAGCTGCGAGCGAAAGAGGACCTCTTGGAATGACAGATTTGAGGTTGGCGTTAAATGTGGGCGACTGTGGAATGGCAAACTTCCCGACAATAGTGAAAACGATTGTCAACGACTACCGAGAAGGAGAGTTGGAAGATTGGGAATCTTACACGTATATTAAGAAGGAAGGTGGAAGGATATTAGGCGAAaccgacgatgaggatgtcgAGATGGGCGGCACGACGACAATGGTGAACGGAATGCCGTCGTTAATACCATTACCAACAGCAGCTGGTGGCAGCAAAGCCCTGGCCACGGCAACCACagacccaccaccacttacAAATGGAATAGGAGGGCACGGTCACGGGCCAGATGTTATGGATATCGACAATGATctttggtgggagggagcCGACCCGGCAGATGGCGATTTCTTGAATTCGGTATTGGATTCAACGTTGGCTGTGGGGTAA
- a CDS encoding uncharacterized protein (COG:S; EggNog:ENOG503NXUC) has product MPSSPALSRRSGSATPLASPTTTRIRTHNRFLNYGGDSSTSEGEDDAEILRPRGKLAARMLGGNTEPTADSESEKDSPKPSSPKKTAATKKAEDDDEDEYEIIAPRPRKLKARRQRSATPEQEPTATAPRSPSPEQNHSPAPQELFVSPSKPSGEAGSYDEDLPSPSRLAKNAKFEALVAKKRAERLAREAEEARKKAERNAMIMDDEDPEDFTDDEGGHKLTQEGAKSRPSARKASKKALEEMNRETQRMTRALQLAHEAKIKKKITKSTLFERFNFKLAGAAASTELPKEKAAPVSSSRAGTPASVQQSDAERKEDDTPPSSPPEGEKEKATPAPQTTLQDNSDVELPTVGEMAASAAAAPKKLDKGKGKATAAEFEDEDKAEDKAKEQHQMPRVKRNLRVKFPQFSVRANTVTASLDDEDDDLQVQMPSKIDQILSRVKPNQNKEPKALLNLRRLAQLDDPDKKAGPVPTKQKFQQHQKPAMTVGELQMTLMQRAKAQAKLERERHLESLRAKGIVVMTAEEREKEEQEVEDIVAKARREAEEIMAKERADAKEERRKKRLKNGEDPLDWDDSDYDGESWIGEGEEEAEIELSGSEEENEDEEEEMEDGGVLIDDAAEESTDEETEEVDAPNSDDEDGLFTASFKQARRRAWKQTAVLSDDENEADEGVVKATPNPKKILAKSPSVRQHTSPSVPTSVLRSATKTFIPGLPVAGPAGLGLTQIFQGTMDDSQMGSAPPDSPSQPRPTFDMGAFPDSQFSQFVQEPADGVVLNSQPAPGEQDAETRGIQIQFSQSQVHGFDSFLRDETFEATQVSELIEPTQDSGFKNFTPLQRSFIEEPASTVETLPANQNSQADSPLVRRTGKLRRRAEVAASENEDQDEIMKDDIETDAASSATNAFFAMKEAARKEKERKRKEAFDKKKSKAREMVEEQAEESEDEYAGLGGADGEDTDDEDAKSVQEMIDDETADKAEDERKLAAFYADRERAADEKQVNKLFHDITTGLLRRKRAGNWDELDDEDDGGEALRRMKRRQFAKMQRALFADERISKVAENPRNQAFLKTIEDRGSDDEMDFIWAPPPPAPGLDSQNSATGDSSNEAVTIPDSQPQEQQQQQQSTNPRRTKPGLTNKKKPSNIGEIRDSLSNLLEDGPGYKSSSVIPATILDSDSEGEGPHPSSASSNKENSKPEIVDRISLKRTSSNISSSTRLAFAGSSDRSSSFKIPPLLRRATTNSSTLSASSAGMSSTGVTTSNLQQVRAEDGGIKIKQTASKKSGVSYLARGNERLSALAEKEKRREDKKFKGAMVGERKKALGGMFGGGRFE; this is encoded by the exons ATgccttcctctcccgcccTCTCAAGGCGAAGTGGCAGCGCGACACCCCTCGCCAGCCCTACCACCACGCGTATTCGCACCCATAACAGATTCCTCAACTATGGAGGCGACAGCAGTACCAgtgaaggagaagacgaCGCGGAAATTTTACGACCAAGGGGCAAACTGGCCGCGAGAATGCTGGGCGGAAACACAGAACCCACAGCCGATTCAGAATCTGAGAAGGACAGCCCAAAACCCTCTTCACCCAAGAAGACTGCTGCGACAAAAAaagccgaggatgacgacgaagatgaaTACGAGATCATCGCCCCGCGGCCTAGAAAGTTGAAGGCACGTCGCCAACGGAGCGCAACACCAGAACAAGagccaacagcaacagcgccACGATCCCCGTCACCAGAACAGAACCACAGTCCAGCGCCACAAGAACTTTTTGTCTCGCCTTCGAAACCCTCCGGAGAAGCTGGCAGTTATGATGAGGACCTCCCTAGCCCCTCTCGTCTGGCCAAGAATGCGAAATTCGAGGCACTGGTCGCCAAGAAGAGGGCGGAAAGACTTGCTCGGGAAGCAGAGGAGGCTCGCAAGAAGGCCGAAAGGAATGCCATGAttatggatgatgaggatccCGAGGACTTTACGGACGACGAGGGTGGCCACAAGCTCACACAAGAGGGTGCCAAATCACGGCCCTCCGCTCGCAAGGCTAGCAAGAAGGCATTGGAGGAGATGAACAGAGAAACGCAGCGGATGACCAGAGCCTTACAACTTGCGCACGAGGCCAAGATTAAGAAGAAGATTACCAAATCCACCCTGTTCGAGAGGTTCAACTTCAAGCTTGCCGGCGCTGCTGCTTCAACAGAACTACCAAAGGAGAAGGCTGCGCCAGTCAGCTCTAGCCGGGCGGGTACCCCAGCTTCAGTTCAGCAGAGTGATGCTGAACGCAAGGAGGACGACACACCTCCTAGCTCACCTCCCGAgggcgagaaggagaaggcgactCCAGCACCACAGACGACACTCCAGGACAACAGTGACGTTGAGCTCCCCACGGTCGGAGAGATGGCCGCTTCAGCAGCTGCTGCCCCCAAGAAACTCGACAAGGGCAAAGGCAAAGCCACTGCCGCCGAGTTTGAGGACGAAGACAAGGCCGAAGACAAGGCCAAAGAGCAGCACCAGATGCCCCGCGTAAAGCGTAATCTCCGTGTCAAGTTTCCGCAGTTCTCTGTCCGAGCCAACACAGTAACTGCTTCTCtcgacgatgaggacgacGACCTCCAAGTCCAAATGCCCTCCAAGATTGATCAGATTCTCTCTCGCGTCAAACCCAACCAAAACAAGGAGCCCAAAGCTCTTCTCAACCTCCGCCGTCTGGCTCAACTGGATGACCCGGACAAGAAGGCGGGACCGGTACCAACAAAGCAAAAGTTTCAGCAGCATCAGAAACCTGCCATGACGGTGGGCGAGCTGCAGATGACTCTGATGCAGCGGGCCAAAGCGCAGGCCAAGCTTGAGCGGGAAAGGCACCTTGAGTCTCTCCGGGCCAAGGGTATCGTTGTCATGACTGCtgaggagagagaaaaggaagagcaagaagtTGAGGACATTGTCGCGAAGGCGAGGAGAGAGGCTGAGGAGATCATGGCCAAGGAAAGGGCGGAtgccaaggaggagaggagaaagAAGCGGTTGAAGAATGGGGAGGATCCACTTGATTGGGATGACAGTGATTATGATGGAGAGAGCTGgattggtgagggtgaggaggaggcggagattGAGCTTTCTGGTAGTGAGGAGGAAaatgaggacgaggaggaggagatggaggatggtggtgttttAATCGACGATGCTGCTGAGGAATCTACCGATGAAGAGACGGAGGAGGTTGACGCGCCCAACtcagatgacgaggatggtCTTTTTACAGCCAGCTTCAAGCAGGCCCGTCGCAGGGCGTGGAAACAGACTGCTGTTCTGTCTGATGACGAGAACGAGGCCGATGAGGGTGTTGTCAAGGCTACGCCTAATCCTAAGAAGATTCTGGCCAAGTCACCCTCTGTCCGCCAACATACCTCCCCCAGCGTCCCGACCTCAGTTTTGCGCTCAGCCACCAAGACGTTCATTCCTGGTCTTCCCGTTGCTGGCCCTGCCGGTCTGGGTTTGACCCAGATCTTCCAGGGCACCATGGACGACAGTCAGATGGGCTCGGCTCCTCCTGAttctccctcccaacccagGCCTACGTTTGATATGGGCGCCTTCCCCGATTCGCAGTTCTCACAATTTGTTCAGGAACCAGCGGACGGTGTCGTCTTgaacagccagccagcccctgGTGAGCAAGACGCAGAGACACGGGGCATCCAAATCCAGTTCTCGCAGTCTCAGGTCCACGGCTTTGACTCGTTCTTGCGGGATGAGACGTTTGAAGCTACCCAGGTATCAGAGCTGATCGAACCAACTCAAGACTCTGGCTTCAAGAATTTTACTCCTCTTCAGCGGAGCTTTATTGAGGAGCCTGCCTCTACGGTGGAGACCCTTCCCGCGAACCAAAACAGTCAAGCCGACTCTCCCTTGGTACGGCGCACTGGTAAGCTTCGCCGGAGAGCTGAAGTTGCTGCTTCTGAAAACGAGGATCAAGATGAGATTATGAAGGACGACATCGAGACCGACGCTGCTTCTTCTGCCACCAATGCATTTTTTGCCATGAAGGAGGCTGCCCGTAAAGAAAAGGAGCGCAAGAGGAAGGAAGCAtttgacaagaagaagagcaaggcccgtgagatggtggaggagcaagCCGAGGAGTCCGAGGATGAGTATGCTGGTTTGGGTGGTGCGGATGGCGAAGACactgacgacgaggacgcaAAGTCTGTGCAAGAGatgattgatgatgagacGGCTGACAAGGCGGAGGATGAGCGCAAGTTGGCTGCTTTCTATGC TGACCGTGAACGTGCTGCGGACGAGAAGCAAGTCAATAAGCTTTTCCACGACATCACTACTGGTCTCCTGCGCCGCAAGCGCGCTGGCAACTGGGATGAgctcgatgatgaagatgacggcGGGGAGGCCCTCCGTCGTATGAAGCGCCGCCAATTCGCCAAGATGCAGCGTGCACTCTTTGCCGATGAACGTATCAGCAAGGTCGCCGAGAACCCACGTAACCAAGCCTTCCTCAAAACCATCGAGGACCGTGGTTCAGACGACGAAATGGACTTCATCTGggcgccacctcctcctgctccagGTCTTGACTCTCAGAACTCTGCAACTGGCGACTCCTCTAATGAAGCAGTCACCATCCCCGACAGTCAACcccaagagcagcagcagcagcagcaatctACCAACCCAAGACGCACAAAGCCAGGcctcaccaacaagaagaagccctcCAACATCGGTGAGATTAGGGATTCTCTCTCCAACCTTCTCGAGGACGGGCCTGGTTACAAATCTTCTTCCGTCATCCCCGCCACGATTCTCGACTCTGACTCGGAGGGTGAAGGCCCCCATCCCTCatcggcctcctccaacaaagaGAACAGCAAGCCTGAAATCGTGGACCGCATTTCCCTCAAGCGCACATCATCCAAtatctcttcctccacccgGCTCGCGTTCGCCGGTTCATCTGATCGGTCGTCCTCGTTCAAGatcccaccccttctccgCCGTGCCACTACCAATTCGTCTACTCTATCTGCCTCGTCAGCGGGCATGTCTTCTACCGGTGTCACCACATCCAACCTGCAACAAGTCAGGGCTGAAGACGGCGGTATCAAGATCAAGCAGACTGCCTCCAAGAAGTCGGGTGTTAGCTACCTCGCCAGAGGCAACGAGAGGTTGTCGGCActggcggagaaggagaagaggagggaggacaAGAAGTTCAAGGGGGccatggtgggggagaggaagaaggcttTGGGAGGGATGTTTGGGGGCGGGAGGTTTGAGTAA